Proteins encoded within one genomic window of Amycolatopsis nigrescens CSC17Ta-90:
- a CDS encoding MFS transporter, which yields MDTIAQTAPRAGRREFIGLAVLCLPTILVALDMSVLYLALPHLGGDLGASSIQQLWITDVYGFMLAGLLVTMGTLGDRIGRKRLLLIGGTCFAIASVLTAYSTSPEMLIATRALLGIAGSSIMPSTMALISVMFQDRKQNAMAIGVWMGCFMGGTALGPVVGGVLLEFFWWGSVFLLGVPVMALLLIFGPKVLPEFRNPKAGRLDLPSVALSMLGILPLVFGLKQLSRDGVGALPIIGIVVGLASGYLFFRRQRRLTSPLLDLTMFRNRTFSTALFMTLVAGLTGSNQLFVSFYMQSAQELSPVATALWMLPSTIVMVIVIQLATVLIRYVRPAYVIGGGLVVAAIGYLMLTQLTAAGNLVLLVAGLVVAYLGIGPMAGLCATLGMQSAPQEKAGSAAALTSTSGEFGIAMGIATVGIAGTALYRGQVEIGSNVPPEAAEAAKESIAGAMAVADQLPPQESSNLLDSAFQAVTTSLHGSAAICAGLALVAAVIVMIGLRHTPKSGGDAPPAEQVADPADTTDSTDSTDSTAVKTH from the coding sequence ATGGACACAATCGCTCAAACCGCTCCACGAGCAGGTCGACGGGAGTTTATCGGGCTGGCCGTGCTGTGTCTGCCCACGATTCTGGTGGCTCTGGATATGAGTGTGCTGTACCTGGCGCTGCCGCATTTGGGTGGTGACCTCGGCGCGAGCAGCATCCAGCAGCTGTGGATCACCGACGTCTACGGGTTCATGCTGGCCGGCCTGCTGGTCACGATGGGCACCCTCGGCGATCGGATCGGCCGGAAACGGTTGCTGCTCATCGGCGGTACCTGTTTCGCGATCGCTTCGGTGCTGACGGCCTACTCCACCAGCCCGGAGATGCTGATCGCCACCAGGGCCCTGCTGGGCATCGCCGGGTCCAGCATCATGCCGTCCACCATGGCGCTGATCAGCGTGATGTTCCAGGACCGCAAGCAGAACGCGATGGCCATCGGCGTGTGGATGGGCTGCTTCATGGGCGGTACCGCGCTCGGCCCGGTGGTCGGCGGGGTGCTGCTGGAGTTCTTCTGGTGGGGTTCGGTGTTCCTGCTCGGCGTGCCGGTGATGGCGCTGCTGCTGATCTTCGGGCCGAAGGTCCTGCCGGAGTTCCGGAACCCGAAGGCCGGCCGGCTCGACCTGCCCAGCGTGGCGCTGTCGATGCTGGGGATCCTGCCGCTCGTGTTCGGACTCAAGCAGCTGTCCCGTGACGGTGTGGGCGCGTTGCCGATCATCGGCATCGTGGTGGGCCTTGCCTCCGGCTACCTGTTCTTCCGGCGGCAGCGAAGGTTGACCAGCCCGCTGCTGGATCTGACCATGTTCCGCAACCGGACGTTCAGCACCGCGCTGTTCATGACACTGGTGGCCGGTCTCACCGGCTCCAACCAGCTGTTCGTGTCCTTCTACATGCAGTCGGCGCAGGAGTTGTCCCCGGTGGCGACCGCGCTGTGGATGCTGCCCTCCACCATCGTGATGGTGATCGTCATCCAGCTGGCGACGGTCCTCATCCGGTATGTCCGGCCGGCGTACGTGATCGGCGGCGGCCTGGTGGTCGCGGCGATCGGGTACCTGATGCTGACCCAGCTCACCGCGGCGGGCAACCTGGTGCTGCTGGTCGCCGGCCTGGTGGTGGCCTACCTCGGGATCGGCCCGATGGCGGGCTTGTGCGCCACCCTTGGCATGCAGTCCGCGCCGCAGGAGAAGGCGGGTTCGGCGGCGGCGCTGACCTCGACCTCCGGTGAGTTCGGCATCGCGATGGGCATCGCCACGGTGGGCATCGCGGGCACCGCGCTCTACCGCGGCCAGGTCGAGATCGGCTCCAACGTTCCGCCCGAAGCGGCCGAAGCCGCCAAGGAGAGCATCGCGGGTGCGATGGCGGTGGCCGACCAGCTGCCCCCGCAGGAGTCCAGCAACCTGCTGGACAGCGCGTTCCAGGCGGTCACCACGAGCCTGCACGGCAGCGCGGCCATCTGTGCCGGTCTCGCACTGGTCGCCGCGGTGATCGTGATGATCGGGCTGCGGCACACGCCGAAAAGTGGCGGGGACGCGCCGCCGGCCGAACAGGTCGCCGACCCCGCCGACACCACTGACAGCACCGACAGCACCGACAGCACAGCCGTAAAGACCCATTGA
- a CDS encoding FAD-binding protein encodes MTDTEDRVVVPASTNGHHEAAGFGPAAIVAGDPRYDSMVRGTNHRFVASPDFVCVVTSTEQVLEVVGAAVADGRRITVRSGGHGFEDFATADSGVLLDMSEMTKVYFDQQRLAFAIEPGATLGHVYRTLFKGWNVTIPAGEGVEVGVGGHFAGGGFGPLSRRLGAVVDYVYAVEVVVVGEDGTARVVVATREPDDPNRDLWWAHTGGGGGNFGIATRYWVRSPGASSTDPAELLPKAPAQWRSAVVGWSWDSITEAGFKRMMRNVGAWFERNSDPGSPHANHSAFFYASHRSGGILSIGAMIDEDIEGAGELLEEYFTAIGAGVGAEPVFRHETVRPWLYFAAYPGHGDQGTPDNRRIKIKAAYLRKGYTESQIDTIWRHLGSDGTNGAGLILIAYGGAVNTVAPEETATAQRDSILKAAFISWWADEAEDETIIGQLQALYRDVYAETGGVPVPNEYNDGSYINYPDADLADPALNTSGVPWSTLYYKDNYPRLQRIKKRYDPNNVFRHRLSIELPD; translated from the coding sequence GTGACCGATACCGAGGATCGGGTGGTGGTGCCCGCGAGCACCAACGGGCACCATGAGGCCGCCGGGTTCGGACCGGCCGCCATCGTCGCCGGCGACCCGCGTTACGACAGCATGGTGCGCGGCACCAACCACCGTTTCGTTGCCAGTCCGGACTTCGTGTGCGTGGTGACCAGCACCGAGCAGGTGCTCGAGGTGGTTGGCGCGGCCGTGGCCGATGGCAGACGGATCACCGTGCGCAGTGGTGGGCACGGTTTCGAGGACTTCGCCACCGCGGACAGCGGGGTGCTGCTGGACATGTCGGAGATGACGAAGGTCTACTTCGACCAGCAGCGGCTGGCTTTCGCGATTGAGCCGGGCGCCACCCTCGGCCATGTGTACCGGACCCTCTTCAAGGGCTGGAACGTGACCATCCCAGCCGGTGAAGGCGTGGAGGTCGGTGTCGGCGGGCACTTCGCCGGCGGCGGTTTCGGGCCCTTGTCGCGGCGCCTCGGCGCGGTCGTGGACTACGTGTACGCCGTCGAGGTCGTGGTGGTCGGCGAGGACGGCACCGCGCGGGTAGTGGTCGCCACCCGCGAACCTGACGACCCGAACCGGGATCTCTGGTGGGCGCACACCGGTGGCGGCGGTGGCAACTTCGGCATCGCGACCCGCTACTGGGTGCGTTCACCGGGGGCGAGTTCGACCGACCCCGCCGAACTGCTGCCCAAGGCGCCGGCCCAGTGGCGCAGCGCGGTTGTCGGCTGGTCGTGGGATTCGATCACCGAAGCGGGCTTCAAGCGGATGATGCGCAACGTCGGTGCCTGGTTCGAGCGCAACAGCGACCCCGGTTCCCCGCACGCGAACCACTCCGCGTTCTTCTACGCGTCGCACCGCTCCGGCGGGATCCTGTCGATCGGCGCGATGATCGACGAGGACATCGAAGGCGCCGGCGAACTGCTGGAGGAGTACTTCACCGCGATCGGCGCGGGAGTGGGCGCCGAGCCGGTCTTCCGGCACGAGACGGTCCGGCCGTGGCTGTACTTCGCGGCCTACCCCGGTCACGGTGACCAGGGCACCCCCGACAACCGGCGGATCAAGATCAAGGCCGCCTATCTGCGCAAGGGTTACACGGAAAGCCAGATCGACACGATCTGGCGGCATCTGGGCAGCGACGGCACCAACGGCGCCGGGCTGATCCTGATCGCCTACGGCGGCGCGGTGAACACCGTCGCGCCGGAGGAGACCGCGACCGCGCAGCGCGACTCCATTCTCAAGGCGGCCTTCATTTCCTGGTGGGCCGACGAGGCGGAGGACGAGACCATCATCGGCCAGCTGCAGGCGCTCTACCGCGACGTGTACGCCGAGACCGGCGGGGTGCCGGTGCCCAACGAGTACAACGACGGTTCGTACATCAACTACCCCGACGCGGACCTGGCCGATCCGGCGCTGAACACCTCCGGCGTGCCGTGGAGCACCTTGTACTACAAGGACAACTACCCCAGGTTGCAGCGGATCAAGAAGCGCTACGACCCGAACAACGTGTTCCGGCACCGGTTGTCCATCGAGCTTCCTGACTGA
- a CDS encoding phosphotransferase has protein sequence MHTRYGLKLWSSEDWREQAVSWLDERLSAAGIRRTGEVTQPHLQPWGTVLKAPTTRGPFWLKAPGPETAFEIELYQLFLRVAPDWVLTPVAADQERGWLVLPDGGAVLGDRIDEIDLTAELAEILPEYGRLQRDLSPHVDDLVSFGVTDMRAAAMPKRFEEALDAVGQYLSQYGDPAGWEVHRRATELRGTFGSWCERLAGAVVPASIDHNDLHPWNIFVPGASGTPDAGKAKFYDWGDSVVAHPFASMLVALGFVGQYFGLGADDPGVLRARDAYLEVFTDLAPHTELVEELELACRVAKVARVLTWDRSLQAQGYEEAGGFATAPLQCLAALLADSWFEVGM, from the coding sequence ATGCACACCCGTTACGGCCTGAAGCTCTGGTCTTCCGAGGACTGGCGCGAGCAGGCGGTGTCCTGGCTGGACGAGCGGCTGTCGGCCGCCGGGATCCGGCGGACCGGCGAGGTCACCCAGCCGCATCTGCAGCCGTGGGGCACGGTGCTCAAGGCGCCGACCACGCGGGGTCCCTTCTGGCTCAAAGCACCCGGCCCCGAGACCGCCTTCGAGATCGAGCTCTACCAGCTCTTCCTCCGGGTGGCACCGGACTGGGTGCTCACTCCCGTCGCGGCCGACCAGGAACGGGGATGGCTGGTGCTGCCCGACGGCGGAGCCGTGCTCGGCGACCGCATCGACGAGATCGACCTGACTGCCGAGCTGGCCGAGATCCTGCCCGAGTACGGGCGCCTGCAACGGGATCTGAGCCCGCACGTGGACGACCTGGTGTCCTTCGGAGTGACCGACATGCGCGCGGCCGCCATGCCGAAGCGGTTCGAAGAAGCGCTCGACGCGGTCGGTCAATATCTCAGCCAGTACGGCGACCCGGCGGGCTGGGAGGTCCATCGGCGGGCCACCGAGCTGCGCGGCACCTTCGGTTCCTGGTGCGAACGGCTGGCGGGGGCGGTGGTGCCGGCCAGTATCGACCACAACGACCTGCACCCGTGGAACATCTTCGTGCCCGGCGCTTCCGGGACCCCGGACGCCGGCAAGGCGAAGTTCTACGACTGGGGAGACAGCGTCGTCGCGCACCCGTTCGCCAGCATGCTGGTCGCGCTGGGGTTCGTCGGCCAGTACTTCGGACTCGGCGCCGACGATCCCGGGGTGCTGCGGGCCAGGGACGCGTACCTGGAGGTTTTCACCGACCTGGCGCCGCACACCGAGCTGGTCGAAGAACTGGAGCTGGCCTGCCGGGTCGCCAAGGTGGCCAGGGTGCTGACCTGGGACCGCTCGCTCCAGGCACAGGGGTACGAGGAAGCCGGCGGGTTCGCCACCGCGCCACTGCAATGCCTGGCGGCGCTGCTCGCCGATTCCTGGTTCGAAGTCGGCATGTGA
- a CDS encoding TIGR03560 family F420-dependent LLM class oxidoreductase, which translates to MKVGLEFGEFAWAGGPAQMADTIARFARTADESGVDLLGVGDHLWQGPHAGGPEQPWLECFTTLTLMAANTRRCRLAPIVAGVHFREPALLAKAVTNLDILSGGRAMLGVGAGWDADEASGMGIGFPGVAERFDRLDETLQVCLRLWESEPGAERPFTGRYYQLERPLLVPQSLTRPHPPIMVAGGGERRTLRLVARYADACNLYPSPDLADKLEILRGHCATEGRDYDAIEKTIIMPFDLGPDGERADELAETLRGFTGLGVHTAIGIIFGPDPVAQAEIVGNKIVPALA; encoded by the coding sequence GTGAAGGTTGGCTTGGAATTCGGAGAGTTCGCCTGGGCGGGCGGACCAGCACAGATGGCGGACACGATCGCGCGGTTCGCCCGCACGGCCGACGAGTCCGGAGTGGACCTGCTCGGAGTCGGTGACCACCTCTGGCAGGGCCCGCACGCGGGCGGCCCGGAGCAGCCGTGGCTGGAGTGCTTCACCACGCTGACCCTGATGGCGGCGAACACCCGGCGGTGCCGGCTCGCGCCCATCGTCGCCGGCGTCCACTTCCGCGAGCCCGCACTGCTCGCCAAGGCCGTGACGAACCTGGACATCCTTTCCGGCGGGCGCGCCATGCTGGGCGTCGGCGCGGGCTGGGACGCGGACGAGGCGAGCGGGATGGGCATCGGGTTCCCCGGGGTCGCCGAGCGGTTCGACCGGCTGGACGAGACCCTTCAGGTCTGCCTGCGGTTGTGGGAGAGCGAACCGGGCGCTGAACGGCCCTTCACCGGCCGGTACTACCAGCTCGAACGGCCCCTTCTGGTGCCGCAGAGCCTGACCCGGCCGCACCCGCCGATCATGGTGGCGGGCGGCGGTGAGCGGCGCACCCTGCGCCTGGTGGCCCGCTACGCCGACGCGTGCAACCTCTACCCGTCCCCGGACCTGGCCGACAAGCTGGAAATCCTGCGCGGGCACTGCGCGACCGAAGGCCGCGACTACGACGCCATCGAGAAGACCATCATCATGCCGTTCGACCTCGGCCCCGACGGCGAACGCGCGGACGAGCTGGCCGAGACGCTGCGCGGGTTCACCGGGCTCGGCGTGCACACCGCGATCGGCATCATCTTCGGCCCCGACCCGGTGGCACAGGCGGAGATCGTCGGCAACAAGATCGTGCCCGCGCTGGCCTGA
- a CDS encoding dihydrofolate reductase family protein: MAKLVAITFMSLDGVMQAPGLPDEDRSGGFDRGGWLIPYFDEDLMQVDTEWTRKADGLLLGRKTYEILNAYWPQVTDAGNEVAAKMNSMPKYVASRTLETLGWNNSTVLDGELTEAVAKLKELPGAEIQIPGSGNLLQTLMKHDLVDEYRLLFFPILLGGGKRLFAEGTVPSALKLTSSKTSGSGVTINIYQRGGELQTGSIG; this comes from the coding sequence ATGGCGAAGCTGGTAGCGATCACCTTCATGTCCCTGGACGGGGTGATGCAGGCCCCCGGGCTGCCCGACGAGGACCGCAGCGGCGGTTTCGACCGCGGCGGCTGGCTGATCCCGTACTTCGACGAGGACCTGATGCAGGTCGACACCGAATGGACGCGGAAGGCGGACGGCCTGCTGCTGGGGCGCAAGACCTACGAGATCCTGAACGCGTACTGGCCGCAGGTGACCGACGCGGGCAACGAGGTCGCGGCCAAGATGAACAGCATGCCGAAGTACGTTGCCTCCAGAACCCTGGAAACGTTGGGGTGGAACAACTCGACCGTGCTCGACGGCGAGCTCACCGAGGCCGTCGCGAAGCTGAAGGAGCTGCCGGGCGCGGAGATCCAGATCCCCGGCAGCGGAAATCTGCTCCAGACGCTGATGAAGCACGACCTCGTCGACGAATACCGCCTGCTGTTCTTCCCGATCCTGCTCGGCGGCGGGAAGCGGCTGTTCGCCGAGGGAACCGTGCCCTCGGCGCTGAAACTGACCAGCAGCAAGACCTCGGGCAGCGGCGTCACGATCAACATCTACCAGCGGGGCGGTGAGCTCCAGACCGGCTCCATCGGCTAG
- a CDS encoding alpha/beta hydrolase, producing the protein MKRMPSRADRPKPRPRYGRLLVAAVTMAAGLTAAATGSAAATGNGPVWGPCAEPSPELVCAKLEVPLDYANPRGPKIEIGLSKLPSPRPDARRGVLLLNPGGQSGSELSFPLRLVSHGLPGSVRESYDLISFDPRGIGASTPVTCDLHGDQDLNIPPSGYAAGPADVLRRAAELREITAQCASSASARRLPHMSVANVARDMDRIRAALGEQRISYFGYSFGTYVGAVYATLFPQRTDRFVLDSVVGPGGMDHTWSSRLGRGVEERFPDFAEWAAARNGTYHLGGTAREVRAKFSELADRLDRTPIGEMDGPAFRYTNFAFLFSDSTFAPLADTWRAIDLTLGGHQPPGEINAPGPADFSGLIHLACNSSRWSRDVPTYQRDVERDRVRYPLFGASGANLWPCAFWPVEPVEAPVRITDHGPSNVLLLSNLRDPGTPLIGAAEMRRALGQRARLVAVDAGGHLAYLADGNACVDDLTTGFLVDGQRPRTDRFCAANGASSEPLSRHQRNIPELRE; encoded by the coding sequence ATGAAACGGATGCCTTCACGCGCCGATAGACCGAAACCTAGGCCGAGGTACGGCAGGCTGCTGGTGGCGGCCGTCACGATGGCCGCGGGCCTGACCGCCGCGGCCACCGGGTCCGCCGCGGCCACCGGGAACGGGCCGGTGTGGGGGCCGTGCGCGGAGCCTTCGCCGGAGCTGGTCTGCGCGAAGCTCGAAGTACCGCTGGACTACGCGAACCCGCGCGGGCCGAAGATCGAGATCGGGCTGTCGAAGCTGCCGAGCCCCCGGCCGGACGCACGACGCGGAGTGCTGCTGCTCAACCCCGGCGGCCAGAGCGGCTCGGAGCTGTCCTTCCCGCTCCGGCTGGTTTCCCATGGGCTGCCCGGCAGCGTGCGGGAAAGTTACGACCTGATCAGTTTCGACCCGCGCGGCATCGGCGCCAGTACCCCGGTGACCTGCGACCTGCACGGTGATCAGGACCTGAACATCCCGCCTTCGGGCTATGCCGCCGGTCCGGCCGACGTCCTCCGGCGGGCCGCCGAGCTGCGCGAGATCACCGCGCAGTGCGCGAGCTCGGCCTCGGCGCGACGGCTGCCGCACATGTCGGTCGCGAACGTGGCGCGCGATATGGACCGGATCAGGGCGGCGCTTGGCGAACAGCGGATCTCCTACTTCGGGTATTCGTTCGGCACCTACGTCGGTGCGGTGTACGCCACCCTCTTCCCGCAGCGGACCGACCGGTTCGTGCTGGACAGCGTGGTGGGGCCGGGCGGGATGGACCACACCTGGTCGAGCAGGCTCGGGCGCGGGGTCGAGGAGCGGTTCCCCGATTTCGCGGAGTGGGCCGCGGCCAGGAACGGCACCTACCACCTCGGCGGCACCGCGCGGGAAGTGCGGGCGAAGTTCTCCGAACTGGCCGACCGGCTGGACCGGACGCCGATCGGCGAGATGGACGGCCCGGCCTTCCGCTACACGAACTTCGCCTTCCTGTTCTCCGACAGCACCTTCGCGCCGCTCGCCGACACCTGGCGGGCGATCGACCTGACCCTCGGCGGCCACCAGCCGCCCGGGGAGATCAACGCGCCGGGCCCGGCGGACTTCTCCGGCCTGATCCACTTGGCGTGCAACAGTTCCCGCTGGTCCCGGGACGTGCCGACCTACCAGCGCGACGTCGAGCGGGACCGCGTGCGGTATCCCCTGTTCGGCGCATCCGGGGCCAACCTCTGGCCGTGCGCGTTCTGGCCGGTCGAACCGGTGGAAGCGCCGGTGCGGATCACCGACCACGGCCCGTCCAACGTCCTGCTGCTGTCCAACCTGCGTGACCCGGGGACCCCGCTGATCGGCGCGGCCGAGATGCGCCGGGCGCTGGGGCAGCGGGCCAGGCTGGTGGCCGTGGACGCCGGCGGCCACCTCGCCTATCTCGCCGACGGCAACGCCTGCGTCGACGACCTCACCACCGGCTTCCTGGTGGACGGGCAGCGGCCGCGGACCGACCGGTTCTGCGCGGCGAACGGAGCGTCGTCCGAGCCCCTTTCGCGGCACCAGCGGAATATCCCGGAGCTGCGTGAATGA
- a CDS encoding MFS transporter, with protein MDTTVGTNVRAGRRAMIGLAVLALPTILVALDRSVLYLALPHLSADLGANAVEQLWISDIHDFMIAGLLVTMGHLGDRIGRKRLLLIGAAAFAVASVLAASATSPEMLIAARTLVGIAGSTLMPSTMALIRTMFPGRRQHTMAVAVWMGCFTGGSALGPVVGGALLESFGWSSVFLLGVPIMVLLLIFGPKLLPEHRISSPGRLDLPSVALSLVAILPIVYGLKQLSREGIAATQILAILLGVLSGVLFVRRQRRLAGPLLDLRLFRSRTFSSTLVLTTLIGFVAGTQLFVYLYLQTVAGLSAVSTALLLLPATLTTVVVIQLTPLLVRRVRPAHAIAAGFVLQLAGYLTLTQLDGTGDLSLLVTGTLLVSIGVGPIAGLGAALIMQSAPPERAGSAASVNETAGEFGLAMGVALLGVVGTAVYQSQVEVGQGVPADAAASAGESVAGAMAVAGELPAGESADLLHSAFQATTASLQGTAAISAAITLAAAVLTMFTLRHVPRTGRENSAKNTDQTEPVALVR; from the coding sequence ATGGACACAACGGTTGGAACCAATGTGCGAGCCGGTCGGCGTGCGATGATCGGGCTCGCGGTCCTCGCGCTGCCCACCATTCTGGTGGCACTGGACAGGAGCGTGCTGTATCTGGCACTGCCCCATCTGAGCGCGGATCTGGGCGCGAACGCGGTGGAGCAGCTGTGGATCTCCGACATCCACGACTTCATGATCGCCGGGCTGCTGGTCACGATGGGACATCTCGGCGACCGGATCGGCCGGAAACGGCTGCTGCTCATCGGCGCGGCCGCCTTCGCCGTCGCCTCGGTGCTGGCGGCCAGTGCCACCAGCCCGGAGATGCTGATCGCGGCCAGGACACTGGTCGGAATCGCCGGCTCCACCCTGATGCCATCGACCATGGCGCTGATCAGGACCATGTTCCCCGGTCGCCGGCAGCACACGATGGCGGTCGCGGTCTGGATGGGCTGCTTCACCGGCGGCAGCGCGCTCGGTCCGGTGGTCGGCGGGGCGCTGCTGGAGTCGTTCGGCTGGTCTTCGGTGTTCTTGCTCGGTGTGCCGATCATGGTGCTGCTGCTGATCTTCGGGCCGAAGTTGCTGCCCGAGCACCGCATCAGCAGCCCCGGACGGCTCGACCTGCCCAGTGTGGCGCTTTCGCTGGTGGCGATCCTGCCGATCGTCTACGGCCTCAAGCAGCTCTCCCGCGAAGGCATCGCGGCAACGCAGATCCTCGCGATCCTGCTGGGGGTGCTCAGCGGCGTGCTGTTCGTGCGGCGCCAGCGCCGGCTGGCCGGCCCGCTGCTGGACCTGCGGCTGTTCCGCAGCCGCACGTTCAGCTCGACCCTGGTACTGACCACGCTGATCGGCTTCGTCGCCGGAACCCAGCTCTTCGTCTACCTGTACCTGCAGACCGTCGCCGGGTTGTCCGCGGTGAGCACCGCGCTGTTGCTGCTACCCGCGACGCTGACCACCGTGGTCGTCATCCAGCTGACCCCGCTGCTCGTCCGGCGGGTCAGGCCGGCGCACGCGATCGCCGCCGGCTTCGTGCTCCAACTGGCCGGTTATCTGACGCTCACCCAACTCGACGGCACCGGCGACCTGTCGCTGCTGGTGACCGGCACGCTGCTGGTCTCGATCGGGGTCGGCCCGATCGCGGGACTCGGCGCCGCGCTGATCATGCAGTCCGCGCCGCCGGAGCGGGCCGGATCGGCGGCTTCGGTCAACGAGACCGCCGGCGAGTTCGGCCTGGCGATGGGGGTCGCCCTGCTCGGGGTGGTGGGCACCGCCGTCTACCAGAGCCAGGTCGAGGTCGGCCAAGGCGTGCCGGCCGACGCGGCGGCCAGTGCCGGGGAGAGCGTCGCCGGTGCGATGGCCGTCGCCGGTGAACTGCCCGCGGGCGAGTCCGCGGACCTGCTGCACAGCGCCTTCCAGGCGACCACGGCGAGTCTGCAGGGCACCGCGGCGATCAGTGCGGCGATCACCCTCGCCGCGGCCGTACTGACGATGTTCACGCTGCGGCACGTGCCAAGGACCGGCCGCGAGAACTCCGCGAAGAACACCGACCAGACCGAGCCGGTCGCGCTGGTGCGCTGA
- a CDS encoding methyltransferase → MNELGYAVGRAALQRLSEVQDSTFSVLDLEWDQLAGVFGGDDDSHQATAYFTALLPFEEADSFLEMGCGSGVTAVVAALKGCPAVTALDINPAAAENTRLNAKRHGVEDRVRALTSDLFAALDEDETFDLIYWCSSFIEAPADRPAESFFELSIFDPGYSAHREFLRTAPTHLTENGMILLGFSNFAGNAELVEKFARDAGLRARVRSQQTYSFPASVLGTDPVFAAHADADGMLHSDFTLLEFRRKN, encoded by the coding sequence GTGAACGAACTTGGTTACGCGGTGGGTCGAGCCGCGCTCCAACGGCTGAGCGAGGTCCAGGACTCCACGTTCTCGGTGCTGGACCTGGAGTGGGACCAGCTGGCCGGTGTCTTCGGCGGAGACGACGATTCGCACCAGGCGACCGCGTACTTCACCGCCCTGCTGCCCTTCGAAGAGGCGGACAGCTTCCTGGAGATGGGTTGCGGCAGCGGGGTGACCGCCGTGGTGGCCGCGCTGAAGGGCTGCCCCGCGGTGACGGCATTGGACATCAACCCCGCCGCGGCGGAGAACACCAGGCTGAACGCCAAGCGGCACGGGGTGGAAGACCGGGTGCGCGCGCTGACCAGCGACCTTTTCGCCGCGCTGGACGAGGACGAGACCTTCGACCTGATCTACTGGTGCTCCTCGTTCATCGAAGCGCCGGCGGACCGTCCGGCGGAATCCTTCTTCGAGCTCTCCATCTTCGATCCCGGCTATTCCGCGCACCGCGAGTTCCTGCGCACCGCGCCGACGCATCTGACCGAAAACGGTATGATCCTGCTCGGGTTCAGCAATTTCGCCGGAAACGCGGAGCTGGTGGAGAAGTTCGCGCGCGACGCGGGTCTGCGGGCACGCGTCCGCAGCCAGCAGACCTATTCCTTCCCCGCCTCGGTGCTGGGCACCGATCCCGTTTTCGCCGCGCACGCCGACGCGGACGGTATGTTGCACAGTGACTTCACCCTGCTCGAGTTCCGTCGGAAAAACTGA